The Vigna radiata chloroplast, complete genome genome contains the following window.
TACTAAGTATAAAGATATAGGAATTCTAGTGATTATAGACTGTCTTATTTAATCAAAATAAGAATAAAAATCGACCAAAATAAAAATAGATATAGTACAAATAGTCAATCGAGGTACCCTTATTTATGATAAACTTTCCTTCCATTTTTGTTCCTTTAGTGGGTCTAGTATTTCCGGCAATTGCAATGGCTTCTTTATTTCTTCATGTTCAAAAAAACAAAATTTTTTAGATACGGCGGTCAGTAGGGAAAAATATTCTAGATATTTTTTTGAGAGCTGGAAGCAATTGGATGAATTCCCCCTAAAGGTTTACATTTAAGTAGCGCCAGTTGATGAAAATTACTTTAGAAACAAGTAAAATTCTGGGGTTTTTTATTCCACAATTATTATTCTTAAAAATAAAAAGAAAGAGGGGGTAATGAATATTTTAAAAAAAAGATCAAAAGAAGTACTGATCTATTCTATAACAGGGTCTCGAAAAATAAGCAATATCTTTTCAGCCTTTATCATTTTTTTAGGTTCTTTGGGGTTATTGTTGGTTGCAATTTCCAGTTATCTCGGTATGGATCTTTTCCTTTTTTCTGAGGAAATTAGTAATTTTCCATTTATTCCACAAGGGGCCACGATGGCTTTTTATGGAATTGGGGGTCTCTTTATTAGTTTTTATTTGTGGTGGATTATTTTGTGGGATATAGGCGGTGGTTTTGATATCTTCGATAAAAAAAAGAAAAAAGAAGTATGTTTTCTTCGTTGGGGATTTCCTGGAAAAAATCGTCGTATTCTTATAAAAATACCTATGAACGATATTCAATCTATCAGAATAATAACAGGAGTTCAAGAACGAGGTATTTTTACTCGTACTCTTACTTATGAGAGTATCGTTTATATGGAAACAATAGAACAGGGGTTTATTCCCTTGACTCGTATTGAAGATAATTTGACTCCACCAGAAATTGCAAATAGAGCTGGCGAATTAGCTTTTTTTTTAGGTGTACCGCTTCTGTATTGATGAAAATTGGACTTAACTAGAAATAAAATTGCACAAAAAGTTTAAGAATTGTCCTATTTCTTTAGTGTACCGATTGAAATATTTTGAAAACAAAAAAGTTTTCAAAATATTTCAATTTTTATAGATGGGACATTATTTGATTTCGAAATCTTAATATTATAGTCATAACTCGAAGTGCTCCTTGGTGTATTTCTAAAAAGGAATCCTTTTTTCTTCGAATGTTAGCAACTAATATCCTTTCGAAACAATATTTTTTTCTTCATGGGATTGGAATTTACTGTTAATTCTTTCGATTTCGTATTCGATTTATGTATTCTTTTTTCTAAATTAAAGAAGGCAAAGGCTAACTTCCGAAGTTTAAGTAAAAAAAAGATAAAATACAATCTAGATTTATCTAGAAGCTCTATAACTTGTAATGAAGCTTATACTTGATAGAAAAGTTATTATCATATAGAGTTGACGAATGAGATGAAGTTAAGTTCATTAAAGACGAAAAATGAAAAAAAAAAGCATTCCCCTTCTATATCTTACATCTATAGTCTTTTTGCCCTGGTGTATCTCTTTCACATTTAAGAAAAGTCTGGAATCTTGGTTTATTAATTGGTGGAATACTAGTCAATCCGAAATTTTCTTGAATGATATTAAAGAAAAGAGTATTCTCAACAAATTCATAGAATTAGAGGAACTTTTTTTCTTAGATGACATGTTAAAGGAATGTCCGAAAACATATCTACAAAACCTTCGTACTGGAATTTATAAAGAAACAATCCAATTAATCAAAACGCACAACGAAGATCGTATGAATACGATTTTGCACTTCTCCACAAATATAATTTGTTTCTTTATTCTAAGCGGTTATTCTATTCTTGGTAATAAAGAACTTGTTCTTATTAACTCTTTGGTTCGAGAATTTATATATAATTTAAGTGACACAATAAAAGCATTTTCTATTCTTTTATTAACTGATTTATGTATAGGATTCCATTCAACCCATGGGTGGGAACTAATTATTGGTTTCGTTTATAAAGATTTTGGATTTGCTCAAAATGATCAAATTATATCCGGTCTTGTGTCCACTTTTCCAGTCATTTTAGATACAATTTTAAAATATTGGATTTTCCGTTATTTAAATCGCATATCTCCATCACTTGTAGTGATTTATCATTCAATGAATGATTGACAGAAAAACCGATTTACTTGAATAAATTTCAAGTTTTTATCTAAAAAAAGAGAATTTTTCTTTTTCCCCTCTTAAAAAAAAGTTCAATAAAAAAGGGGTTCCCACCTTGGATAGGGAACTATGCGAGTGACCTACCTAATCTTATTGTAGAAATTTTAAGGATCAATGATTAGACCATGCAAACTAGAAATGCTTTTTCTTGTATAAAGGAAGGGATTACCCGATCCATTTCTATATCGGTCATGATATATATAATAATTCGAGCACCCTTTTCAAATGCATATCCAATTTTT
Protein-coding sequences here:
- the psaI gene encoding photosystem I subunit VIII, with translation MINFPSIFVPLVGLVFPAIAMASLFLHVQKNKIF
- the ycf4 gene encoding photosystem I assembly protein Ycf4 — encoded protein: MNILKKRSKEVLIYSITGSRKISNIFSAFIIFLGSLGLLLVAISSYLGMDLFLFSEEISNFPFIPQGATMAFYGIGGLFISFYLWWIILWDIGGGFDIFDKKKKKEVCFLRWGFPGKNRRILIKIPMNDIQSIRIITGVQERGIFTRTLTYESIVYMETIEQGFIPLTRIEDNLTPPEIANRAGELAFFLGVPLLY
- the cemA gene encoding envelope membrane protein translates to MKKKSIPLLYLTSIVFLPWCISFTFKKSLESWFINWWNTSQSEIFLNDIKEKSILNKFIELEELFFLDDMLKECPKTYLQNLRTGIYKETIQLIKTHNEDRMNTILHFSTNIICFFILSGYSILGNKELVLINSLVREFIYNLSDTIKAFSILLLTDLCIGFHSTHGWELIIGFVYKDFGFAQNDQIISGLVSTFPVILDTILKYWIFRYLNRISPSLVVIYHSMND